The nucleotide window TGATGATGAGCAGTTAGGAGTTCGTTATCCACCACTAAACACAATCcaagtttcaatttttcttcctatgtttattactaagtcatgagaaagagatTAACCAACTTACCAAGCTAGAAGCAAGCTAAGTACCTTATATTACTTCCCTATACTGTTCTAACAAGAAAAGCTCCGTTATTAGAACCTTTTAAAAACATGCAACATAGAGATCACAAGCGGCTCCAACATTTAGCAAGTTCTAAAGCATTAAGCACATATGGAAGGATGTGAATCTAAGTGTACAAACTAGTACAACAAGCGTGTCTAGTTGCATTCCTCATCTTTGGTACACACCTTAGCGAGAGGTTTTACTACTTCGGTTaaaatcacaaaactattaggtgaattgctatttaacctagcaccaattacatgcaaattctatatgtttgcaaccacataaaacatacatataaaagattcATCTAATCCAGAACCAAAGAACAATCTCATTGACAAAGtaactaaaacatagaaatttattaTGAAACTTGAACCATAGTTTAGGGCTTCAAACTAGCCCCTAACACAAAAGCATTTAGCTACTCATTGTTCTAAGGAAAACACATAGTAACACATTGAAAATAGGAAGACAAAGTGGCAGAAAAGGGAGTGAAGACGCACGGTGGATGTTGCTTGAAGATGGATGTTCACGGTGGTGGCAGATGGCAACTTTGGTggcttcttttccttatgcTTGTGTGTAACTTCGAAAACCAGAGAGCTAGGGGTTTTTGGAGGCGTGAAATCTGTATGATAGGGTCTGCCAATGACGCCAAGAAGCCTcctattttattgtttacaaaCCCCTAACTTTCCTCTTCAAAACCGGGTTGAGttctccttattcttctccaattccacttgCTTGGCTGCCACACAATCTTCTGAACATTCCTTAAGTCTTTCTAATAGTCTCTTGATAAGTATAACGCagcaaaaatccaataaaattcgTCCCAAAATCTGCCAAGAATATCTTCAGAAAATATAGCCTTTAATTCACTTTCCTTTCTCAACCAGGATTTATTTTCCTCTCCATGTTTGACATGGGTTCTTAGCAGATTCGAAGGTGATATTCTGCCACATAATACTTCTGATGTCACTCTTCAAAAAACTGCAAAAAACTTCTAGAAATCTTCTTGAAATGTGGCCCAACAGAGGTCTTGAAAATGCTTCGCAGAAAGACTTGTCAAaaattccagattttccttatcCTCTGCTCATATTTGTAGCATCATAACTTCTGCATTACACCACCTTTCTGGATGATTCTTGATTCTAAACTTCTCTAAAACATATATTCTTCATATCTGGTTAGAGAATTTCATGAATTTCATCCTTTATTTTAGTAGAAGAGTCCTTGAAAAAGCTTCCTGAAAAGCTGATGAAAACAGTCTTCTCGAGGTACCAAATTTGAGCACAGCCTCCGGCTTCCTCTTTATCATTCTGGACCAACTCTTTGCCTGTAGTTATAGTAGAATATGTGGTCTTCAAATTTTGCTAGGCCTTTCTTCATAATTCCACTCCAAAGTTCTTCAAAACAGCTTCCCAAgacagaagaaaataaggcagaCTCTAGTACtctgttttctgcttctctgcaactgttttgcacGACAACTTTCTCCATCTTCTCTTGAGTTTTATGACCAACTGAATGATCAGAATCCATCCTTTGCATCACTACTTCATGTGAAGTGCCTTGATTGCCCATTATAGCTCTCTTCCCTCCTTAACTGCTTCTcaaagtacctaagaaaataacaaaattaaattgatctttttaagGAATAAACTAAGTAAAAGTATAAAGGTTTGAACTATAAATTCatagcattttatgctcctatcaaatttttatgtcacctacaatgaatttttacttcatatttttatagagaaaatatgaaattttgattttttttttttttttgcaatcaagttgaatacaacaaaaaacctttttgtttttatctgctacaaagttgaatgctccaACCATAACATGATTTCCTTTTTGCTTCGTCTCAAATATTGTATGCTTCATACACTGTAACATCATATTAGGTAATCCCACAATATCcaatatatggattgcatgtggaaaGGGTACAACACGTACATATACAATAACCATGTGATAAAGTAtgaaaatcattttcaaaattcatgtacttgggagcagtattgtatgatactaaatgaaagcagttcaaccagctatatcgaaccacatcatagtagtttttatattccttttgttgtacttgtttaTTTTCATTCACAGGGTTTTGATTTTACGTGCCCCGCCCCGCCcccttgtaattttctaattattaaaaaaagtaaatcatatttacattattaatatacaacacattatcaatacacataaataaaaacactagtttagcaacctactatagtattagttaattactcgtccatataaaatatcataattctattataaatgtataattttagagatgttacattataaataggtttattatatgttagtttagtctatgtaaaagtttcattcaaaaatatcattttataaatgcaattaatttgatttctttatttttagagaaaatatttcaaacagtacccgaactaaggctgactcctaacttcagtacccgactgtgcaaaactatcactttggtaccccaagtttgaagctcgacccaagaatggtacactcCGTCCATCAGAACGTTAAGTTtttgctacgtggcaaaccatgagggccctcaaaatatgccacgtgaTTAGCTAGTTAGCGCCATGATGGACGgtgtgtaccattcttgggtcggacttcaaacttggggtaccaaagtgatagtttttcatagtcgggtactgaagttaagaatgagcctCAGTTCGGGTTCTATTTATaacattttctcttatttttaaccaaaatttactttctccgaaatttccttaaatttgaagtaccgaaatcgaaaccaaaactgaaatttgaaATCTTGGTACTTGCAGCATGCAGGGTGTTGGGTTCTACATGTACATTAACTGCATGAAGAGAAGGTCTTCATACAACTTATCTTCAAAGTTTCAATCGAATTATTGTGGAAGGTGACTCCAAGTTACTCATAAATTGCATCTCTGGAAGGGCTACGATTCCTTGGACTTTATAGATATTAGTCCGAGATATTAAAGATTTGGCTGTGAAGTTCCAAAACATTATCTTTCGACATGTCTACAGGGAAGCCAATTTTGTAGCCGATCATCTAGCTTCTTTAGCATATAACCTGCATAATCCGAGAATTTGGTTTTTCTCTTTACCCCTTTCAGTGTAACCAGCGGTCTAGTTGGACCAGCTGAGAGGGGTGTTTGGcgtagtttttctttttcgttgtaATTTCattttgtcataaaaaaaaacccaaaaaaaacccTGTCCCACCAACAATGATCAGATACCTCACTAACATAAACCTCTCTAACTCTGTTAACTgtctataagaaagaaaaaaacaaaaaaaggaaaacagcccagccttctcttcttttcttctgctgTTCAATTCCTCCTATCGATCAAACTAAAAGCATTATCATCTTCTATTCAAAAGTCTTGTCATTGCTACTCTCAAGCTTTACCATTTCACCCAACCCAGATTCAACGTTTGAATTTAAATAAAAGCTAAATTAGGCTTCGAAAGATATCAAGTTTAATAATTTAAAGGGAATCGAGGGAGAAAGAAATTGACCAATGGAACTGAAAAAAATTACCGTTCACTATTTCCCTATTTCACAGTCCGTTCAGATGATAGGGGATAATTTAGAATTTGGAATCTGGTTTACCACTTTGGTCATCCCGTCTCTGCCACTCCGTAATCCTATAAACCCCATCTTCACAAATCACAACCTCTCCAAAGAAACCCAGATTTAAAATCCCCCAACAATGGGGTCAGTTCTCAGACCAATCCCATTGTCCCCTTGGAACAAAAGCTCGAGAACGCTTCAACCTCTTAAAGCTCTGGACCGTCCCCCACAAGGCCCAATTCATCAAGGACCGCCACACCTCCATCCGCACCATCTTTCGCAACGTTTATGCCGGAGTTGGGATCGACCATTTTAGATCTGAAACTTTTTTCCTGTCTTTCGGGTATCGGGAAGCAAAAGCTGATTTGGATCCAAAACAAAAAGGAGAATACAAattttttgtagttttttttctACAATTGACAGAgttagaccatctccaacggaGAGGTCTTTTTCCACCTGGCAACCCAACGTTTACTTTTGACTGTCCAAATTCGGGGGGCTATGTTAGTGAATAGGTTTCAGTTTCTAATTGGTGAAACAGGGTTGGGACAGGGAGTTTAGGGACAGCAGATTTCCTCCCATATTTTACTCAGGCATCACATGACAGATACAGGTGCGTTATTTATTCGTAATTTCTGATCTattatacatttttatgtctttAAAACATCAAGTGCATGGCACGTACTAACACAAGTTCAGATTGAATTGGCTACACGAGTACGCAGACGCCATAAATTTAAAACGAAACATGAACAACAAATACAATAATTAACCCAAaacgaaaaagaagaagattaacAAAGCCTTGACGTGAACTGGTACTTCGATCGTGTGGTGTATAAGTAAACTAGCAGGTCGGTAATTAATTAAGCCTTTTTGTGAGGGAAAAGGCGGATGGGAAGTCCCTTGGCGGGCATGGGCAACGGGTCGACCACGATCTTCTCATCGGGAATAATCGCCTCCCACTTGAACCTCTTGACTAGGTTATGCATGAAAACAAGAATTTCCAATCGGGCGTACTCTTTTCCGGGGCACATTCTCGGGCCTCCTCCAAAGGGAACAAACGTGTATGGGGCAGGTCCGTTTCCTTCGAATCTGGTAGGGTCGAATTTCTGGGGTTCGGGGAAGTAAGCCGCACTCTTGTGGGTCGAGTTTGCGCTCCAATACAACTTCCAGCCTTTAGGGATGGTGAAGCCATTGAAGACGAAGTCTTGCAACGCTTCCCTAAAAGCTCCTTGAAGTGGTGGTGCCACTCTCAACACTTCCTGTGCCACGTTCCATGAGTACTTCATCTTCTGAAGATCATCCCAGTTCAACAACTCCCCTGGTGCTTTTGAGTTCGCAATCTCCATTTGCTCTGTAATTAAATAGATTAAGATATAATTAATATTAGTAATTACAGGtcaaatggaagaagaaaaaaaacacttaTATATTGCGAAGGAAGCTATGTAGCAGCTGTCTTTATTTGACTATTATTCTCAGCTACCAACTTTAGGAAAACTACAAAAAATAGAATATATGGGACCTCTAGGTTATGCAAATGGCCAAGACATAGTGATCAACAAATATCTTGTATGTATTATTACTCCGTCCACCAAAACTACTATATCTCTAATCAACTGTATGTATATTCCCCATGTGAAAATAATGAACTGAAGTACTGGATGATAGATagtaaaacaaaaaccaaaaatatagGAAAGTGGTTGGTGTGTGATGCATGTCACTGAAATCATTTTTGTGAGTGGCATTGGCATGTATAAATCAATGAGATATGAAAATGACTGGTTAACGAGGTCGAATTTATGTCGATATTGATAAAATTAATTGATCCGAAAGCTCTGTCAAATTCTCTAGTTTTACTTTTCACCTGGGTCTTAATAGTTTGACGAGCTAGCTAGGCAGAATTGAAGTTGAATGAAATTTAGTAATTACCCTTGTAGACTGCATCATAGATATGAGGGAGCTCTCCAAGGTACTTGACAATGAAAGTGCAGGTGGCGCTGGCTGTGTCGTGGCCTCCGATCAACAATCCGAGAATCTTATCGGCGATGTCCATCTCCTTCATGTAGGTTCCTTCCTCGTCGCAAGTCAAGAGCATGTGGGACAATATGTCTTGGGTGGGTGACGCCTTGCCCTCGGCCAAGTCGATCTTCCTCTGCTTGATGATCTTGTACAGCTCCTCCCTGATCCAGTTGGAGGCCTTGATGGCTTTATAGAACGGTGTTCCGGGGAAGTCAATTGGCATCGAGATGATTCCGGAGGCCAACAGTTGGAAGGGGTCGCCGAATTTGTCTACGTCCTTTGGGTCCTCAAGGCTAACGAACAGTCGTGCAGCCAGCCAAAATGTGTAGCTGCAAATCACCACAACATACAGGCACTCAAGTCGTTAATTAAGAGTTAAAAACCAAAATCTTCTCCAATAGCTTGTAGCTGGAAATCTAGGGATTGACGTACAGAGGATTAAGCGAGAATATATTTAGATCCGTAcagatcttaaccgttcagtttttaggtcttaatgtatagatcacttatgcaaattttcagccaatttggtgatctttaagacatccaaaactccaatttaccattataaacacgaacgatTCCAGTTCGACAGAtgcggatatatatatatatatatatatatatatatatattatatctcAAGATGATCATAGAAATATAGGACTTACTTCTTGGCAAGGGGGAAGACCTCGACTTCCTTCTTGTTTTCCCAGCCATCAGCAAAGTGTCGTTGAGCGATGGTGTCCATGATTCCGATGTAGCGTTGAAGAGCCTGAGGGTTCATGAAGTTGGGGAGCATCTTCCTCATCTTCTTG belongs to Rosa chinensis cultivar Old Blush chromosome 4, RchiOBHm-V2, whole genome shotgun sequence and includes:
- the LOC112197476 gene encoding beta-amyrin 28-monooxygenase: MELNFYLTLLLGFVSFVTFSLFFLFYRHRSQFTGNNLPPGKVGYPVIGESYEFLATGWKGHPEKFIFDRMTKYSSEVFKTSIFGEKACIFAGAACNKFLFSNENKLVTAWWPSSVNKVFPSSMETSAKEEAKKMRKMLPNFMNPQALQRYIGIMDTIAQRHFADGWENKKEVEVFPLAKNYTFWLAARLFVSLEDPKDVDKFGDPFQLLASGIISMPIDFPGTPFYKAIKASNWIREELYKIIKQRKIDLAEGKASPTQDILSHMLLTCDEEGTYMKEMDIADKILGLLIGGHDTASATCTFIVKYLGELPHIYDAVYKEQMEIANSKAPGELLNWDDLQKMKYSWNVAQEVLRVAPPLQGAFREALQDFVFNGFTIPKGWKLYWSANSTHKSAAYFPEPQKFDPTRFEGNGPAPYTFVPFGGGPRMCPGKEYARLEILVFMHNLVKRFKWEAIIPDEKIVVDPLPMPAKGLPIRLFPHKKA